GCGCGCCGCCGAAAAACAGATTCAATTCGGGCCAGGTCTCGTGCTCTGGGAAAGCGGCCAGCAGCGCCTCCAGCTTCTCAATAGCGAGACCGCCTTCCAGGCTCAGCTTATCCCCCTCCATATGAATGCGCGGACTGCGCACCGCGGGCTCCACGTCCATATCGTAATCGACAAGATTGATCAGCACCTGCAGGATGGCCGTGCGAATGCGATTTGAACCGCCGGAGCCGGTTGCGATAACCTCGCCGCGCGGCCGCAGCACCAGGCTCGGCGCCATCATCGAACTCATGCGCAGCCCAGGGCGCCAGTTCTTCAAGCCGTGCGGGCTCAAGTCGTCTTCGCCCAGCATGTTGTTCAGCATGATGCCGGTGCCCGGCACGATCTCGCCACAGCCTTCGCCGTTCGAAAGGCTCATGGAAGCCACATTGCCCTTGCCGTCGATGACGCTGATGTGCGTGGTGCCGCGCGTGGCGCGCGGGCGCCCGATAACCTGCTGACGATAGCGCGCGAGATAGTGGGCATCCAGCAGCTTTCGCGGGTCGAGATACCCGTCAGGCTGCAATGCTTCCACCCTGGCGCTGGATGTCGCCCGCATAACTTTGGCGAGCAGCCGCAAATGCTCGATCGAACCAAATGTATGAGCGCCCAGGCGCGCGCCATCCAGCAGCTTAAGCGCGAATGCAATAAGAATGCCGCCTGACGACGGTGGCGGATTGGTCATTATGGTCACGTCGCGATACTCGGTGATCAGCGGCTCGCGCAGTTCCACCGCGTAGCGCTCTAAGTCCGCGCGCGTGAGCAGGCCGCCGCCTTGCTCGCCGTCGCGCGCGATCAAATGCGCGATTTCGCCGCGATAAAACAAATCGTCGCCCTCGATCGCCAGCGCTTCAAGCGTCTCCGCCAGTGCGGGTTGCCGAATGATGTCGCCTTCCAGCAGCCGGGCATGCGGACCGCTGCCGCCGTAGATCGCGCGCGCGGCGGGAGATTCGGTATAGATGGGATGCACCACGCCGGCGATGTAGGCCAGCAACGCGTTCATGCGCACACCCTCGCGCGCATAACGGATCGCTGGCGCGCACAGCTCGCGCATGGGCATGGTGCACAAACGCCGGTGGGCTTCGAACACGCCTTTTACCACACCAGGCGTCGCGCTGGTGCCGCGCCCGATGTGAAAGCTTTGCCGCGCGGGGCCGAAATCGATTGCGACCTCACGCGCATCGAGTGCCTCCGGCGTGCGCTTCTCGTATGGCGTATGCACGAAAAAATCGAATACAAGCGGCTGTCCGCTGGCCGGTTTTGCCAGCAGAAAACCGCCGCCGCCCAGCGACGTCAGTATCGGCTCGGCCACGCAGGCGGCGAAATGGGCGGCGACAATCGCATCGAACGCGTTGCCGCCCTCGCGCAGGACTACCTCCGCAGCATGTACAGTGAGTTCGTGACCGGCCGCGATTACGCCGCGCATGTTATCGCTATCGGGCCGGAAAGTGCGGGTGGGTAAATCGCGCGTGCTGTGGTCATGGATACCATTGATTGCGCCGGATTAGTCCTCCGGGTTGTGGGGCCGGGTTATTGCACACAGGATGCGTGCTTGTGCCGGACGCCGCATTTAAGTACGGTTGACGGCTTTGCGCAACCTCTGCGGTACACTCATGTCGTCGATCGAAAAGCCCATTTGGAACGGAACGCCGTCGCAGGTCATCAACCTTCCGGCGTTCATCCTGCTGGGGCTGTTCTTCTGGCTGGTGATCCCCGTGTTCATGATGCTGTGGAAATGGCTGGTGGTGAAAAACACCAAATACGAACTCACGACGGAACGCCTCAAGACGCGTTACGGCGTGCTTAACAAGCAGATGGACGAGATCGAGCTGTACCGGGTGCGGGATTACCGTTTCGAGCAGCCGTTTTTCTTAAGGATTTTCTCCCTCGGCAACGTGGTCATGCAGACCTCCGATAAATCGCACCCGCTGGTGACGATCCGCGCGATCCCGAACGGCGAGGAGTTGCGCGAGCGCATCCGCACGCACGTCGAGGAATGCCGCGCGCACAAGGGCGTGCGGGAAATCGACATCGAATGATCGCGGACCAATGACCGCGTTCGAAATTATTCTTGTCGCGGTGGGCGGCGCGTTGCTGTTGCTGGGCGGCGTATCGGCCTTCGCACTGTTTGGCCGCGCGCTAAAAATCTCCGACCGTTTCGGCGACGAGACTAACGTCGGAACCTTGTGGGGTTTGTTTCTGCTGGGCGTATCGGCGGGGCTGTGGCTGATGTGGTGGGGGCTGCCGTAAATCCGGCAGCCCCTCGCTTCGTTTATCCGCAATCGCGCGCAGGCGACTATAAAATCTCGAAGATCAAAGACCCGGTTGAAGTCTGCCCGAACATGTCCGTGGAGCGCACCGTTACCGTATGAATCCCTGGCATTAGCGTTCCGGGCAGCGCCAGCTCCCAGATGTGCGATGACGGTTCGGGCGCATCGTAGGCCTCTTCAGTCCCCTGATATTTGATGAACAGCGCCTCCATGTAGGGATCAACGCGCAACACCTGCCGCATGCGCTTATACCTGCCGTTATCGGCCGACATCTGCACCTTGTTGCGTTCGCCACCATCAAACACGTTGACGACGACGCTGGTCAAGCCCGCCAGCTGGCCGCGATTGATCACCGGTGTGGCCGTCGGTGAGATCAGCGGCGGGTCCAGCACGATGCGCATCTGCTTCTCCGCACCCTGACCGGCGGCCTTGAAGCGCGTGCGGTATTCGTTGCCGTCGAACGAAATGATGTAATAACCGTTCGGGTTGCCGTCCTGCATGGAGGCTTCACGCACACCGCGTTCGTCGCGCGGACCTGCCCAAGAACCGCCGCGCACCTCGGCCAGCACCTGATGACGCAGCGGCTCCGGCCCGTGCCAGCCATGTTCGTGATTGATGTACACCTGCCAGCTGTTGCTGGTGTCGTGTCCGGCGATCGTGTAAACGTGCGGGCGCCCATTCAGCACCGTCAGCAACTCATCGAGGTTACCCGTGTTGGTGGCCGGGTCGTCGGTCGCGAAAGTCAGCAGAGGGATGTGAGTGGCGATGAGGATCAGCTTGTCTTCGGGTACGAATCTCAGGTCATTCTTAAGCCACGCGATCTGTTCTGGTGAAATGAAACCGCGATAATCGCCGGCCTCGCTGCTCTGATATTCCACGTTATCCAGCGCGACCACGTGTACCTGACCGTAATCGAAAGAGTAATAGGTCGGACCGAACGTGCGCTTGAAAGTCTCGGTCGCATAGCGGTCGTCCGGCGATTCGTAGTTCATGTCGTGGTTGCCCGGCAGGTTCCACATCGGCACGCCGATGCGCGACATGATCTCGTTGTGCCGCAGATATAGCGACAGGTCGTCGTTGACCACGTCGCCCGCGACCAAGCCGAACTTCGCTGCGGAGCCTACCAGTTCCGCCACCACGTCCTCGCGGAGGAAATCCAGTTCCTCGGCATCGCTGGTCTGTGGATCGGCGAACGCCAGCGCCTCGAAGCTGTCATCGCGATCGGTCCTGCGTAACGGGAAGTTGATAGCGCCAAGCAGCGGCCCGGTCGGCTCGATGACCGGAAATTGATAGTCGCCCGCGTCAGGCGTGCCATCCGGATAATGGATGTAGTAAAAACGCGGCAGATGCTGCGCGTCCTGCGGCACCGCGTAGCCCGCCGGCTTGCTGATGAACAGAATGCTTTCCGCGTCCAGACCGACCGAGTAGCTGCCGTCTGCACCGGTTTGCACCACGTCGATGCCATTGGAGACCGATACACCGGTCACACCCGGTTCGCCGGCATCGAGCTGGCCGTTGCGGTTTATGTCCTCGAACACAAAACCTTGCGCGGATTGATTCTGGGCTTGCGCGTTCACACTGATCACGCCGAAAATGCAGAGTATCGCGAGTTTCTTCATGGGACCTCGGGTTGGCGACTGTTGGTTTGAAAGCAGTGTTCGAAGTTCGCCAGTCAACCTAACGGTTACTTGTTTCAAAAAGATTAAGCCGTGATGACGCGGACGTGTTAACCGCCGTGACGGTTGAACGCAGCCGCGATCCGCGCTGTCAGCAAATAGGGGCGACTACGCGCCGCTCAAGCGATGTAAACGATGAACCTGATACGCCTGTGCAACCTCGCCGAGTTAACCGCTACCGGCGCGAAGTCGTGTCAATTGACAAGCGACGGCGCGGTGCGCGAGTTGTTCGTGGTGCGTAAAGGTGCTGAAGTCTTCGCGTACGAGAATCGCTGTCCGCATACCGGCGGTCCGCTGGACTGGATGCCGGATGAGTTTCTGGACGAGGACGGCGAATTGATCGTGTGCGCCACGCACGCAGCGCAGTTTCGCATCCACGATGGCGGCTGCATTGCCGGTCCGTGCGCGGGCGCGCGGCTGACGCCGATCCCTGTTGCGGTCGCAGAGGACGCGGTGTTTCTCAACGAAGGCGATAGTTTTTAATGGACATGCGCACGCGCAGCGGCCGCCACGCGATTCAGGTCTCGAACTTGAGCAAGCGCTTCGACGATACAACGGTGGTGGACGACATCAGCTTCGAGGTGGAGCACGGTTGCACGTACGCGCTGCTGGGCGCAAATGGCGCCGGCAAGACCACGACTTTAGCGATGCTGCTGGGCCTGCTGGTTCCCACGGCAGGCGAGATTTATGTGCTGGGCGTGGACATGCTGCGCGACCGCTATCGCGCGCTGCCGCGCATCAACTACGCGTCGCCGTACGTGGATCTGCCCCAGCGGCTGACCGTACGGCAGAATCTCAAAATTTACGGACGGCTTTACGGCGTACCGCAACTCAAGCGTCGTATCGAAGAACTGGCGGCGGAGCTGGATCTGGAACCATTTATCGACCGCGCTTACCGCAGCATGTCGTCCGGCCAGAAGACGCGCGTGGCGCTGGCGAAAGCCCTGCTGAACCGCCCCGAGGTGCTGCTGATGGACGAACCCACCGCCTCGCTTGACCCCGACACCGCCGACCGGATCCGCGCCTATCTAAGAGATTATCAGCACGCGACCGGCGCGACCCTGCTACTGGCCTCGCACAATATGCTGGAGGTGGAAAGGCTTTGCGACCAGGTGCTGATGATGCGCGCCGGGCGCATCGTCAATCGCGGTACGCCACAGGAACTGGTCGCGCACTACGGTCGCCACTCCATGGAAGAGGTGTTTCTGGACGTGGCCCGACACGAGGCCCTGACATGAGCGGCACCGTCACCCGCGTCAGCACCATGGTACTGCGCTATGTGTATCTGCTGCGCGGCTCCTGGCCGCGCATTCTGGAACTGGCTTACTGGCCGACCGTACAGATGATTCTGTGGGGTTTCATCACACAATTTTTCATACGCCACAGCGACTGGGTGGCGCAGGCTGGTGGCGTGCTGCTGTCTGCGGTGCTGCTGTGGGACATGCTGTTTCGCGCGCAGCTTGGCGTGACGCTACCGTTCTTCGAAGAGCTTTATTCGCGCAACCTGGGGCATTTATTCGTAAGCCCATTGCGGCCGACCGAGCTGATCCTGTCACTGGTCGGTATCAGTCTGATCCGCACTGTGATCGGCGTCGGTACGGCGGTGCTGCTCGCCATCCCGCTGTATCATTTTTCCCTGTTCAGTCTGGGATTGCCGCTGATTGCTTTCTTCGCCAACCTGCTGGTGCTGGGCTGGGCAATCGGCATCATGATTGCGTCGCTGGTGCTGCGCTACGGTCTGGGCGCCGAGAGCCTGGCGTGGGTGGCGATCTTCGCGCTCGCGCCGGTGAGCGGGATTTATTACCCCATTGACACCTTGCCGGACTGGCTGCTGCCGGTCTCTTACGCCCTGCCATCGAGTTACGTTTTCGAGGGCATGCGCGCGGTGTTGATCGAGCAGCGCTTTCCGCTCGATCTGCTGTTTTACGCAATTGCGCTTAACACGGTTTATCTGGTCGGGGCCATCTGGCTGTTCCTGAGATTGTTCCACCACGCACGCCGCGACGGCCAGCTTTTGCACATCGGGGAATAATGCGCGGCGCAGTACGCGCGGCTCGTGATGGTAGGGTTTCGTTTGCCCTGCGCGTTTGGCATCATGCACGCAAACCGCCTGTTATACGCAGGCAACCTCTGACGGCACGGGCATAAAACAAAAATGATCGAAGCGGTTTTCCAGGCGGTGCCTATCCTGCGCATATTCGACGTCGACAAGGCAAAGCAATTCTACGTCGGCTGGCTCGGTTTTCAGGTTGACTGGGAATATCGGTTCGAAACCAATGCACCGGTATACATGCAGGTCTCGAAGAAAAGCCTGGTGCTGCACTTGAGCGAACATCACGGAGACTGCTGCCCTGGCTCCACGGTGCTGGTGCTCACCACCGAAATCGATTCCCTGCACCGCGAAATCATGGCCAGGGATTATCCTTACCAGCGACCCGGCATCGAGATGGCGCCGTGGAACGCGAAAGTGATGGAGGTCATCGACCCGTTCGGCAACCGGTTGCGCTTCAACGAAGATATCGAAGATGAACAGCCAGCCGGATAAAGCGCCCCGGCGCTGCAGCGCCCGTTAACGATCGATGCCGCAAACAACCGCATCAACGAGGTTCATCAATGGCCGATAATGCCGGCAACACCGTCTCGACCGTCGTCCCAACGATGCGCTACCGCAACGCCCGCGCCGCCATCGACTGGCTGTGCCGGGCGTTCGGGTTCGAACAGCATCTGATCGTAGCGGGCGACAACGGCGCGATCGCGCACGCGCAGCTTGCGTTCGGCAACGGCATGGTCATGCTCGGCTCCGCCAGCGACGATGGTTTCGGCAAGCTCGTCAGGCCACCGGTCGAAGCCGGCGGCGTCAACACGCAAAGCCCGTACGTGATCGTCAACGACGCCGACCGACACCTTGCGCGCGCGGTGGCGGCGGGCGCCGAAATCGTCATCGACATCAAGGACGAGGACTACGGCGGCCGCGGCTACACCTGCCGCGATCCGGAGGGACACATCTGGAATTTCGGCACCTACGACCCGTGGGCAGCAAAGCATTCATAACAATGCCGCCGCACGATGATAACGTCATCTGTCAATGTGCTCTGTAGGTGGATAAAGCCCGCCGCCCCGTTCGTAAAGCTCACCGCAAGTTGTGCCGGCGTATCCACCGACCATACCCATACAGGATGCGGCGCGATGCGCCATTAACACCTCTTCGCCTCGGCAATCGAGACCGTGCAACCGATCAGAAATAAGGAGGAAAATACATGGCAAATCTGGATTCTGTGTGCGCCGCCTGGGCGCCCCGTATCTTAAGCGTTCTGCGCATCGTCACCGCCTTTCTGTTCATGCAGCATGGGCTGCAAAAACTGTTCGACTTTCCCGCCCCGCCGGGTTTTCCGGTCGAACTGATGTCGCTGATCGGGCTCGCGGCAATCCTGGAAGTCGTTGGTGGGGTGCTGATGTTGATCGGCCTGTTCACGCGTCCGGTGGCGTTCATTCTGTCGGGCCAGATGGCGTTCGCCTACTTCATCGCGCACGCGCCGCAAGGATTCTGGCCGATACTCAACGACGGTGAACTGGCCGCACTCTATTGCTTTGTATTTCTTTACCTCGCCTTCGCGGGCGGCGGCGCATGGAGCGTTGACAGTCAGCGGCACAGCGCCATCTGACGCTTAAGACGACGGCGCAGATTCGCCGTCTTCTCATGCCCCGCGCCGCGAGCGAGCCGGTCGGCCCGGCGCGTGGTCTCCGGCAATCGAAAGCGCGTGGTACAGCGCATCACATAGTCGATCGCGGA
The DNA window shown above is from Gammaproteobacteria bacterium and carries:
- the ggt gene encoding gamma-glutamyltransferase translates to MRGVIAAGHELTVHAAEVVLREGGNAFDAIVAAHFAACVAEPILTSLGGGGFLLAKPASGQPLVFDFFVHTPYEKRTPEALDAREVAIDFGPARQSFHIGRGTSATPGVVKGVFEAHRRLCTMPMRELCAPAIRYAREGVRMNALLAYIAGVVHPIYTESPAARAIYGGSGPHARLLEGDIIRQPALAETLEALAIEGDDLFYRGEIAHLIARDGEQGGGLLTRADLERYAVELREPLITEYRDVTIMTNPPPSSGGILIAFALKLLDGARLGAHTFGSIEHLRLLAKVMRATSSARVEALQPDGYLDPRKLLDAHYLARYRQQVIGRPRATRGTTHISVIDGKGNVASMSLSNGEGCGEIVPGTGIMLNNMLGEDDLSPHGLKNWRPGLRMSSMMAPSLVLRPRGEVIATGSGGSNRIRTAILQVLINLVDYDMDVEPAVRSPRIHMEGDKLSLEGGLAIEKLEALLAAFPEHETWPELNLFFGGAHTVMRAESGFRGAGDPRRGGVSRIVP
- a CDS encoding PH domain-containing protein — translated: MSSIEKPIWNGTPSQVINLPAFILLGLFFWLVIPVFMMLWKWLVVKNTKYELTTERLKTRYGVLNKQMDEIELYRVRDYRFEQPFFLRIFSLGNVVMQTSDKSHPLVTIRAIPNGEELRERIRTHVEECRAHKGVREIDIE
- a CDS encoding calcineurin-like phosphoesterase C-terminal domain-containing protein, translating into MKKLAILCIFGVISVNAQAQNQSAQGFVFEDINRNGQLDAGEPGVTGVSVSNGIDVVQTGADGSYSVGLDAESILFISKPAGYAVPQDAQHLPRFYYIHYPDGTPDAGDYQFPVIEPTGPLLGAINFPLRRTDRDDSFEALAFADPQTSDAEELDFLREDVVAELVGSAAKFGLVAGDVVNDDLSLYLRHNEIMSRIGVPMWNLPGNHDMNYESPDDRYATETFKRTFGPTYYSFDYGQVHVVALDNVEYQSSEAGDYRGFISPEQIAWLKNDLRFVPEDKLILIATHIPLLTFATDDPATNTGNLDELLTVLNGRPHVYTIAGHDTSNSWQVYINHEHGWHGPEPLRHQVLAEVRGGSWAGPRDERGVREASMQDGNPNGYYIISFDGNEYRTRFKAAGQGAEKQMRIVLDPPLISPTATPVINRGQLAGLTSVVVNVFDGGERNKVQMSADNGRYKRMRQVLRVDPYMEALFIKYQGTEEAYDAPEPSSHIWELALPGTLMPGIHTVTVRSTDMFGQTSTGSLIFEIL
- a CDS encoding Rieske (2Fe-2S) protein, whose amino-acid sequence is MNLIRLCNLAELTATGAKSCQLTSDGAVRELFVVRKGAEVFAYENRCPHTGGPLDWMPDEFLDEDGELIVCATHAAQFRIHDGGCIAGPCAGARLTPIPVAVAEDAVFLNEGDSF
- a CDS encoding ABC transporter ATP-binding protein, with protein sequence MDMRTRSGRHAIQVSNLSKRFDDTTVVDDISFEVEHGCTYALLGANGAGKTTTLAMLLGLLVPTAGEIYVLGVDMLRDRYRALPRINYASPYVDLPQRLTVRQNLKIYGRLYGVPQLKRRIEELAAELDLEPFIDRAYRSMSSGQKTRVALAKALLNRPEVLLMDEPTASLDPDTADRIRAYLRDYQHATGATLLLASHNMLEVERLCDQVLMMRAGRIVNRGTPQELVAHYGRHSMEEVFLDVARHEALT
- a CDS encoding ABC transporter permease produces the protein MSGTVTRVSTMVLRYVYLLRGSWPRILELAYWPTVQMILWGFITQFFIRHSDWVAQAGGVLLSAVLLWDMLFRAQLGVTLPFFEELYSRNLGHLFVSPLRPTELILSLVGISLIRTVIGVGTAVLLAIPLYHFSLFSLGLPLIAFFANLLVLGWAIGIMIASLVLRYGLGAESLAWVAIFALAPVSGIYYPIDTLPDWLLPVSYALPSSYVFEGMRAVLIEQRFPLDLLFYAIALNTVYLVGAIWLFLRLFHHARRDGQLLHIGE
- a CDS encoding VOC family protein, with amino-acid sequence MIEAVFQAVPILRIFDVDKAKQFYVGWLGFQVDWEYRFETNAPVYMQVSKKSLVLHLSEHHGDCCPGSTVLVLTTEIDSLHREIMARDYPYQRPGIEMAPWNAKVMEVIDPFGNRLRFNEDIEDEQPAG
- a CDS encoding glyoxalase, whose product is MADNAGNTVSTVVPTMRYRNARAAIDWLCRAFGFEQHLIVAGDNGAIAHAQLAFGNGMVMLGSASDDGFGKLVRPPVEAGGVNTQSPYVIVNDADRHLARAVAAGAEIVIDIKDEDYGGRGYTCRDPEGHIWNFGTYDPWAAKHS
- a CDS encoding DoxX family protein, with amino-acid sequence MANLDSVCAAWAPRILSVLRIVTAFLFMQHGLQKLFDFPAPPGFPVELMSLIGLAAILEVVGGVLMLIGLFTRPVAFILSGQMAFAYFIAHAPQGFWPILNDGELAALYCFVFLYLAFAGGGAWSVDSQRHSAI